CGGCAGCAGCGCCCGGGCCACCGCCAACCCGGCCGCCTCCAGGCTGGCCATGGCGCGCTCGCCGTAGCGCTCAAACACGGTGGAATTGGAGACCAACAGCACCCGCGCGCCCACCTCCAGCGCGCGCAGGGCCTCGCCCAGCCCATCGAGCGCGCTGGGGGCGATGGCGATGTCGTAGTGGCGTTGTGGCAGGCGGACGGGGATGCGATCGGCCATAGGGCAACATCGAGCGCCGCGGTACCCGTCCAGCCTACCGCTGCTGGGGCGCGCCTCTGCTAGATTGAGCCCTGAGTCGTGCTTGTAAGGGGAGGCCCATCGCCATGGCTGCCGTCGCCACTTTTTTGGGCATTGCCGCCGGCCTGACCGCGATCGCCATGGGCAGCTACTTTGCCCTGCGCGCCGCCAAGATGATTTGAGCTACCCGCCGCTTTAGCAACTTCGCGCAAGAATCCTCCGCTTGGCATCTTCGATTCAAGCGTGAGATGAATCGCGCCGACCGGTCGCTACAATAGAAGAATGCTTG
The DNA window shown above is from Cyanobacteria bacterium QS_8_64_29 and carries:
- a CDS encoding cytochrome B6-F complex subunit VI, whose product is MAAVATFLGIAAGLTAIAMGSYFALRAAKMI